A stretch of Kyrpidia spormannii DNA encodes these proteins:
- a CDS encoding class I adenylate-forming enzyme family protein produces the protein MMIASELIRRGAVYFANEHAVRFGDTSLTFSEVYRYANRLANFLLHLGLQKGDRVAFLLANSAHSVAIDFAMILSGLVRVPLNTRLSLRELEHMVRETEAKALIFSEDFTQQADHLRQHVPTLRWPVLIEGMANADWMLAAQAEMVRYTDDEPSVKLSESDPVTIQYTSGTTGQLKAAVHTQGTWSAITANILTAIRIDRGDIMLHAAPLTHASGTLVLPHWIRGATNAILPGFKPAQFLEAVKRIRPTTLNLVPTMITMLLAHPNVADVSFASVRQIIYGASPMPSETLKKAISLWGHIFIQYYGQTECPLILTVLDIDDHKRALSDPQAEHILLSCGRPTAVTELQILDEQGKPVPPGEIGEIAVRSTQQMIGYFQAPELTADTIKDGWVHTRDMGYVDTDGYVYLVDRKSDMIISGGFNIYPREVEEVLYKHPAVLEAAVVGIPHDQWGEVGKAFVVLKEGQSATEEALIEHCRKYLAGYKRPHSIEFVDHLPKSAVGKVVRRLLREPYWAGRPRRI, from the coding sequence ATGATGATCGCGAGCGAATTGATCCGCAGGGGAGCCGTCTATTTTGCCAATGAACATGCCGTCAGGTTCGGCGATACGTCACTAACATTTTCGGAAGTGTACCGCTACGCCAACCGGTTGGCAAATTTCTTGCTTCATCTGGGACTTCAAAAAGGCGATCGCGTGGCATTCTTGTTGGCCAACTCGGCGCACAGCGTGGCGATTGATTTCGCGATGATTCTGTCCGGATTGGTCCGGGTTCCGCTCAATACCCGGCTGTCGCTCCGCGAGCTGGAACACATGGTGCGGGAAACCGAAGCGAAGGCGCTGATCTTTTCCGAAGATTTTACTCAACAGGCGGATCACTTGCGGCAACATGTTCCGACGCTCCGATGGCCGGTCCTCATCGAGGGTATGGCGAATGCGGACTGGATGCTGGCGGCACAAGCAGAAATGGTGCGTTATACCGATGATGAACCGAGCGTGAAGCTGTCTGAATCCGACCCTGTAACGATTCAATACACGTCGGGCACAACCGGACAGTTGAAGGCGGCGGTGCACACCCAGGGCACGTGGAGCGCAATCACCGCCAATATTTTAACAGCTATCCGAATCGATCGCGGCGATATCATGCTGCACGCCGCACCGCTCACCCACGCATCCGGCACCCTCGTTTTACCGCACTGGATTCGCGGTGCGACCAACGCGATTTTGCCCGGATTTAAGCCGGCGCAGTTTCTTGAGGCGGTCAAACGCATTAGGCCGACAACGCTCAACCTCGTCCCGACAATGATCACCATGCTCTTGGCGCACCCTAACGTGGCCGATGTATCCTTTGCTTCGGTTCGTCAAATCATTTACGGTGCCTCGCCGATGCCGTCCGAGACGTTAAAAAAGGCAATCAGCTTATGGGGACATATATTTATTCAATATTATGGACAAACGGAATGCCCGCTGATTTTAACGGTCTTGGACATCGACGATCACAAGCGCGCGTTGTCCGACCCGCAGGCCGAACACATCCTACTCTCTTGTGGAAGGCCGACCGCCGTCACCGAGCTGCAAATTCTTGATGAACAAGGAAAACCGGTGCCCCCGGGCGAAATCGGCGAGATCGCGGTCCGCTCGACACAGCAAATGATCGGCTATTTCCAGGCACCGGAACTGACCGCGGATACGATCAAAGACGGGTGGGTTCATACCCGCGATATGGGGTACGTCGATACCGATGGATATGTCTATTTGGTCGATCGAAAGTCCGACATGATTATCAGCGGCGGGTTCAATATCTATCCCCGGGAAGTCGAGGAAGTTTTGTACAAGCATCCCGCAGTGTTGGAGGCCGCAGTGGTGGGCATTCCCCACGATCAATGGGGCGAAGTGGGAAAGGCATTTGTGGTGCTGAAAGAAGGGCAAAGCGCAACCGAAGAGGCGCTGATCGAGCATTGCCGAAAATATTTGGCCGGGTATAAACGCCCCCATTCGATCGAGTTTGTCGACCATCTCCCCAAGAGCGCGGTCGGTAAGGTGGTGCGCCGCCTGTTGCGGGAACCCTACTGGGCGGGACGGCCGCGGCGCATTTAA
- the smpB gene encoding SsrA-binding protein SmpB has translation MAGEKVVAQNRKAYHDFFIEDTFEAGIVLTGTEIKAIRQGRANLKDSYARVENGEIFLHNMHISPYEQGNRFNHDPRRTRKLLLHKSEILRLHGQSRERGYSLIPLRLYLKHGLCKVEIGLAKGKKLYDKRQDMAKRDAAREIERAFRERQK, from the coding sequence ATGGCCGGGGAAAAAGTGGTGGCACAGAACCGCAAAGCGTACCATGATTTTTTTATAGAAGACACCTTCGAGGCCGGGATTGTGCTCACCGGCACGGAGATCAAGGCGATCCGCCAGGGCCGGGCCAACCTGAAAGACAGCTACGCCCGGGTGGAGAACGGGGAAATATTTTTGCACAACATGCACATCAGCCCGTATGAGCAAGGGAACCGGTTTAACCACGACCCCCGGCGAACCCGGAAACTGCTTCTCCACAAAAGCGAGATTTTGCGGCTCCACGGCCAGAGCCGGGAACGGGGCTATTCGCTTATCCCGCTCCGGCTGTACCTGAAACACGGCCTGTGCAAGGTGGAGATCGGCCTGGCCAAAGGGAAAAAATTGTACGACAAGCGTCAGGACATGGCCAAACGGGACGCGGCCCGGGAGATCGAGCGGGCCTTTCGGGAACGGCAGAAGTGA
- the rnr gene encoding ribonuclease R: MNMEEQILSLMRELSYKPMAAAELQRALQIQEGEQEAFLALLQRMEENGQVVRTRTHRYGVPERMNLLVGRLQMKQRGYGFVIPDRPGIPDLYVSSGDLGGAMHGDRVVARIHQRHGERAEGEVIRILERALHTVVGTFQSMRYYAFVRPDDRRIPVDVFIAPDDFGGANDGDKVVVEITVYPERATSCQGRVIEVLGRPGDPGVDVLAVVRKYELPEEFPEDVLAEAERVPETVQGEDLVGRRDLRDRAMVTIDGEDAKDLDDAVSLERLPNGNWLLGVHIADVSYYVKEGSALDEEAFRRGCSVYLVDRVIPMLPPRLSNGICSLNPRVDRLAMTCDMEWTPDLRRVHHEIYPSVIRTRERMTYTAVRRILEEDPELAARYEPLVPMFRHMRDLAMALRKRRLARGAVDFHFDETKVILDESGKPVDIVRKPQTVAEQIIEEFMLAANETVAEHFQRLEVPFLYRVHEDPDPEKIEGFKEFIWNLGYVLRTKGGRAEPRALQEILEQVRGKPEERVVNTILLRSMRQARYSHEGLGHFGLAAEFYTHFTSPIRRYPDLVIHRVIREWLREGGLPPTKEAHWRAEMPRIADQSSERERVAVDAERESQDLKKVEFMLDKVGETFEGIVSGVTSFGLFVELENSVEGLVHISYLTDDYYRFDDRQFALIGERTGRNFRIGDRVKVLVAGADKEERTIDFRLVEEWGEGQAEDAEAGAAVFRPAAGSGGRSRRKKNVAGAASAAVGRAGARKSAGSGRSRARDLVLVGEAVTPGKKKKKDGGAKKAKAKGKKGRRRG, from the coding sequence GTGAATATGGAAGAACAGATTTTATCGCTGATGAGAGAATTATCATATAAGCCCATGGCGGCAGCGGAACTGCAGAGGGCTTTGCAGATACAAGAAGGTGAACAGGAGGCGTTTCTTGCGCTTTTGCAGCGCATGGAGGAGAACGGGCAGGTAGTCCGCACCCGAACCCATCGGTACGGCGTGCCTGAGCGGATGAACCTTCTCGTCGGGCGGCTGCAGATGAAACAGCGGGGGTACGGTTTTGTGATCCCCGATCGACCGGGGATTCCGGACCTTTACGTGAGTTCCGGGGATCTCGGGGGCGCGATGCACGGCGACCGCGTGGTGGCCCGGATTCACCAGCGGCACGGGGAACGGGCGGAGGGGGAGGTGATCCGGATCCTGGAGCGCGCCCTGCACACGGTGGTGGGAACGTTCCAATCGATGCGCTACTACGCCTTTGTTCGGCCGGACGATCGGCGAATTCCCGTGGACGTGTTTATTGCTCCGGACGATTTCGGCGGGGCGAATGACGGGGACAAAGTGGTGGTGGAGATCACCGTCTATCCCGAAAGGGCCACCAGTTGCCAAGGGCGGGTCATAGAGGTGTTGGGGCGGCCGGGCGACCCCGGTGTGGACGTGCTGGCCGTGGTGCGCAAATATGAACTCCCCGAGGAATTTCCCGAGGATGTGTTGGCGGAGGCCGAACGGGTGCCGGAAACGGTTCAGGGCGAGGACCTTGTGGGACGGCGGGATCTCCGGGATCGCGCCATGGTGACCATCGACGGGGAGGACGCGAAGGATCTGGATGATGCTGTCTCCCTGGAACGGCTGCCGAACGGCAATTGGCTGCTCGGGGTGCATATCGCCGATGTCAGTTACTACGTCAAGGAAGGGTCGGCGTTGGACGAGGAGGCCTTCCGCCGGGGTTGCAGCGTATACCTGGTGGACCGGGTGATCCCTATGTTGCCGCCTCGGTTGTCAAACGGGATTTGCTCCTTGAATCCTCGGGTGGACCGGTTGGCCATGACCTGCGATATGGAGTGGACACCGGACCTGCGGCGGGTGCACCACGAGATCTACCCGAGCGTCATCCGGACCCGGGAGCGGATGACCTACACGGCGGTGCGCCGCATCCTCGAGGAGGATCCGGAGCTGGCGGCGAGATATGAGCCGCTGGTTCCGATGTTTCGGCACATGCGGGATTTGGCGATGGCGCTGAGAAAGCGGCGATTGGCCCGGGGGGCTGTGGATTTTCATTTTGACGAGACGAAGGTGATTCTGGACGAGTCCGGGAAGCCCGTGGACATCGTCCGGAAGCCCCAGACTGTCGCCGAGCAGATCATTGAAGAATTTATGCTGGCGGCGAACGAAACGGTGGCCGAACATTTTCAGCGGCTGGAGGTTCCCTTTTTGTACCGGGTGCACGAAGATCCGGACCCGGAGAAAATCGAGGGTTTTAAGGAGTTTATTTGGAACCTGGGGTATGTCCTGCGGACGAAGGGGGGGCGGGCGGAACCCCGGGCTCTGCAGGAGATCCTGGAGCAGGTGCGGGGCAAGCCCGAGGAGCGGGTGGTGAACACGATTCTGCTGCGCTCCATGCGCCAAGCCCGCTATTCCCACGAGGGTCTGGGCCACTTTGGACTGGCGGCAGAGTTTTACACCCATTTTACATCGCCGATCCGCCGCTATCCGGACTTGGTGATCCACCGGGTGATCCGGGAGTGGCTGCGGGAGGGCGGCCTGCCCCCGACGAAAGAGGCCCATTGGCGGGCGGAGATGCCGCGGATCGCCGATCAGTCGTCGGAGCGGGAGCGGGTGGCCGTCGATGCGGAGCGGGAGAGCCAGGATCTGAAAAAAGTGGAGTTCATGCTCGACAAGGTCGGAGAGACCTTTGAAGGGATCGTCAGCGGGGTCACCTCCTTCGGGCTGTTCGTCGAACTCGAAAACTCGGTGGAGGGACTGGTTCACATCAGCTATCTGACCGATGATTATTATCGGTTTGATGACCGGCAGTTCGCCCTGATCGGCGAGCGCACCGGGCGGAACTTTCGGATCGGGGATCGGGTGAAGGTCCTCGTGGCCGGGGCGGACAAAGAGGAGCGGACCATCGATTTCCGGTTGGTGGAAGAATGGGGAGAAGGGCAGGCAGAAGATGCGGAGGCCGGGGCTGCGGTGTTCCGGCCGGCAGCGGGGAGCGGCGGACGCAGCCGCCGGAAGAAGAATGTGGCGGGAGCGGCTTCCGCGGCGGTCGGTAGAGCGGGGGCACGAAAATCGGCAGGCTCCGGTCGGAGCCGAGCCCGGGATCTGGTTCTCGTAGGCGAGGCGGTCACCCCGGGCAAAAAGAAGAAGAAAGACGGCGGGGCAAAAAAGGCGAAGGCGAAGGGAAAAAAGGGGCGGCGTCGCGGCTGA
- a CDS encoding MerR family transcriptional regulator, giving the protein MPSEPREYQISDLVQEFQISPRTIRYYEELGLVQPRRTAGNHRIYSRRDRARLKMILRGKMLGFSLREIAVLIQLYDIDPTEKRQYEEGLRYAYKHLEEVRHRIAELKLLEADLVEAIHAAETKYGELSAETNREETTRSENIKGVEPTHDG; this is encoded by the coding sequence GTGCCGTCGGAACCACGAGAATACCAAATTTCCGACCTCGTTCAGGAGTTTCAGATCAGTCCGAGAACGATTCGGTATTATGAGGAACTCGGACTTGTTCAGCCCCGCCGCACCGCCGGCAACCACCGCATCTATTCTCGTCGCGACCGGGCCAGGCTTAAAATGATCCTTCGCGGGAAGATGCTCGGCTTTTCCTTGCGGGAAATCGCCGTTTTGATCCAACTCTACGACATTGATCCGACGGAAAAGCGCCAGTACGAAGAAGGGTTGCGTTATGCCTACAAACATCTGGAAGAGGTGCGCCATCGCATCGCCGAGCTAAAATTGTTGGAGGCCGATCTGGTCGAAGCCATTCATGCCGCTGAAACAAAATACGGGGAGTTGTCGGCCGAAACGAACCGGGAAGAAACGACCCGAAGCGAAAACATCAAAGGAGTGGAGCCGACCCATGACGGATAA
- a CDS encoding enoyl-CoA hydratase/isomerase family protein, whose product MTDKVTYEHRGSVAVITINRPEKLNCIDGETAEGLYAAWTRFRDDPAALVAILTGAGTAFSTGADLAAVDTLGPEDQYDPDFVYSGRGYLGFTRLTDVFKPTIAAINGYCFAGGMEMAAWCDIRIASSNAEFGLLERRWNVPLVDGGTQRLPRILGWGRAMDLMLTGRRIDARTAYDWGFVTEITEPDQLQDRAIALAEQIAAYPQGSLRTDKQAALRGWGLSLEESLRIETQLGMPHVRSEETREGLDRFRQRKRKDSRRT is encoded by the coding sequence ATGACGGATAAAGTGACGTATGAACACCGGGGGTCCGTGGCGGTCATCACCATCAATCGCCCGGAAAAGTTGAATTGTATCGACGGCGAAACGGCGGAGGGACTTTATGCGGCCTGGACGCGGTTCCGCGATGATCCGGCAGCGTTGGTGGCGATTCTCACCGGGGCGGGCACCGCTTTCAGCACGGGCGCGGATTTGGCCGCGGTGGACACGCTCGGACCCGAAGATCAATATGACCCCGACTTCGTGTACAGCGGTCGAGGATATCTCGGCTTTACCCGACTCACCGACGTGTTCAAACCGACCATCGCCGCGATCAACGGCTACTGCTTTGCGGGCGGTATGGAGATGGCGGCCTGGTGTGACATCCGCATCGCATCGTCCAACGCCGAGTTTGGGTTACTCGAGCGCCGATGGAATGTGCCGCTGGTCGACGGGGGAACGCAGCGATTGCCGCGCATCCTGGGCTGGGGGCGTGCGATGGACCTCATGCTGACCGGGCGAAGAATCGACGCCCGGACCGCATATGATTGGGGTTTTGTCACCGAAATCACCGAACCGGATCAACTGCAGGACCGGGCGATTGCTCTGGCCGAACAGATTGCCGCCTATCCGCAAGGTTCGCTCCGGACAGACAAGCAGGCGGCACTGCGAGGCTGGGGTTTGTCCCTTGAGGAAAGTCTGCGCATCGAAACCCAACTCGGCATGCCGCACGTCCGCAGCGAGGAAACGCGAGAAGGACTCGACCGATTTCGGCAGCGCAAGCGGAAGGATTCCCGCAGGACCTGA
- a CDS encoding YlbF family regulator, with translation MNNLYDYAHGLARALRESEWYRKLEGARDRLQADPEARRNRGLPSSWMIFSGFLQRP, from the coding sequence ATGAATAATCTGTATGACTACGCCCATGGTCTGGCGAGAGCACTTCGGGAAAGCGAGTGGTACCGGAAACTGGAAGGAGCGCGGGATCGACTGCAGGCCGATCCCGAAGCCCGGCGGAATCGAGGTTTGCCGTCGTCATGGATGATATTCAGCGGATTCTTGCAGAGGCCGTGA
- a CDS encoding TerC family protein produces the protein MRTIVQVFMVNLVMSVDNIIVVAGIVRRSPHLVAIAVISTFTLTAVRTGLIAGLHRLPQVPGLQLALGGMVLGIACKMTHIPGTRGGSDPPLWQLLSSVVLADLALSVDNMMVLALISKDLATIAIGTGLSLLLLLSFLPIITRTMQQIPLLQIVAAGFVALLGVRAMLQDPLVDTRLQAGLPVPGGQQDLPPAVAAALVLYGIGNMVYQRGRRR, from the coding sequence ATGCGTACCATTGTGCAGGTGTTTATGGTCAATCTTGTCATGAGCGTGGACAACATCATCGTCGTCGCCGGGATTGTCCGGCGCTCCCCGCACCTCGTCGCCATTGCCGTCATATCGACGTTCACACTGACGGCCGTCCGGACCGGGCTGATCGCCGGACTGCACCGGTTACCCCAAGTTCCGGGCTTGCAACTGGCGTTGGGCGGCATGGTTCTCGGCATCGCGTGCAAAATGACCCATATCCCCGGCACCCGGGGAGGAAGCGATCCGCCCTTGTGGCAACTTCTTTCTTCCGTCGTTCTGGCAGACCTGGCCCTGAGCGTCGACAACATGATGGTATTGGCACTCATATCCAAAGACTTAGCGACCATCGCGATTGGAACGGGTTTAAGTTTATTGCTGCTCCTGTCGTTTCTACCCATCATCACCAGAACCATGCAACAGATACCCCTGTTGCAAATCGTTGCGGCCGGTTTTGTTGCGTTACTGGGAGTGCGTGCGATGTTGCAGGACCCATTGGTCGACACGCGGCTCCAAGCCGGCCTTCCTGTGCCGGGAGGGCAACAGGATCTTCCGCCGGCCGTTGCCGCTGCACTTGTCCTTTATGGGATCGGGAACATGGTTTATCAAAGGGGACGCCGCCGATGA